The Tachysurus vachellii isolate PV-2020 chromosome 10, HZAU_Pvac_v1, whole genome shotgun sequence genomic sequence GTGCTGAAAAGCCAAAACCTGCGCCAGCTCTTTGAGGTCGTCCTCGCGCTCGGGAACTACATGAACAAAGGTCAAAGGGGAAACGCTTACGGCTTCAGAGTGTCCTCGCTCAACAAGATCGCTGACACCAAGTCCAGCATCGACAAGTGAGGAGAACAGCACACAAAAACGCTCTGACATCGCTCATCACACATTCACTATGTTCAgctctgatctgtgtgtgtgtgtgtgtgtttgtgtgtgtgtgtgtttgtgtgtgtgtgtttgtgtgtgtgtgtttgtgtgtgggtgtttgtgtgtgtgtgtgtgggtgtgtttatgtgtgtgtttgtgtgtgtgtgtgtgtgtgtttgtgtgtgtgtgtgtttgtgtgtgtgtgtttgtgtgtgggtgtttgtgtgtgtgtgtgtttatgtgtgtgtttgtgtgtgtgtgtgtgtgtgtttgtgtgtgtgtgtgtgattgtgtgtgtttgtgtgtgtgtttgtgtgtgtgtttgtgtgtgtgtttgtgtgtgtgtgtttgtgtgtgtgtgtttatgtgtgtgtgtgtttttgtgtgtgtttgtgtgtgtgtgtgtgtgtgtgtgtgtgtgtaggaacatCACTCTGCTGCATTACCTGATTATGATTCTGGAGCAGAAATATCCCAAGGTGTCATTGTTCCATGAGGACCTGCAGAATGTCCCAGAGGCTGCTAAAATAAAGTAGGtgctttcagacacacacacacacacacccacacacacacacacacacacacacacacacacacattatgataTACCGTATATATTTCACTCCTTTAGCATGACAGAGCTGGAGAAAGATGTCAACAATCTGCGCAGTGGCCTGAAGAGTGTGGAGGCGGTGAgtaacacacagagagacagatgtatacaaatgttttttatacatgacagaaacacagaaaataatCACTTAATTCATCACAAACAACCACCaggtgacattgtgtgtgtgtgtgtgtgtgtgtgtgtgtgtgtgtgtgtgtgtgcaggagctGGAGTACCAGAAGAGTCGTCCCTCGGACTCAGGGGATAAGTTCGTGTCTGTGGTCAGTCAGTTCAACACTGTGGCAGGATTCAGCTTCTCTGAGGTAGAAGATTCACTACAGGAAGCCAAAGAGACGGTAAAACTCACTACTGGAAGATGATGTGTGGTCAGATGACTGACAGGATGGATGAATTAGACTGTTAGACAGACAGGacgataaatggatggatagatgggtgaAGGACGAATTGTTAGACTGGCTGGAAGATGGagggattgatggatggatgaatagaatATAGTCTGTATATAGACTCACAgggtgatggatggatggatggatggatggatggatggaggataGTCTGTTAGACTCACAgggtgatggatggatgcatggatggatggatggatggatggatggatggatggatggaggataCTCTGTTAGACTCACAaggtgatggatggatgcatggatggatggatggatggatggatggatggaggataGTCTGTTAGACTCACAgggtgatggatggatgcatggatagatggatggatggatggatggatggaggataGTCTGTTAGACTCACAgggtgatggatggatgcatggatggatggatggaggataGTCTGTTAGTCTCACAgggtgatggatggatgcatggatagatggatggatggatggatggatggatggatggatggacgtcAGAGAGacggatgggtggatggatgcatggatagaTGGAGGATAGTCTGTTAGACTCCCATGGTGATGGATTTATTGATGGATAGAAATAATGATGAATGTAATGATAAGTGGATGATGGACTGATTATGGCTGGATGATAAATGTGAGAGGTTTAGATTTGACCTTTTTACCAGAGAGtgttctgtgatgtgtgtgtatgaatccTGCGTCTGTCTGTTATTAGTCACTGTTATAAGGACTTGAAGATGTTTCGTGTAATTGTGTGTAACATGTGATGACGTTCTCACGGCTCTCACGTGTGGAACTCGAGACGGTCCTCTTTAACCACGATGCTTAAAACCTCTCCAATCCATCCTGTAGGACATAAATCAGATGTAGATCACAACTCAGAGCTCACGCTCTGTTTTATTGGGTTTCTACTAGaatgctgaaaacacacacacacacacacacacacacacacacactaactgggtcacacatcacacacacagatccattTCAAAGCAGACTTTTCTTGGGTTGAGGAGCCACATGGAACCGATTTGTGTGTAGATTTGGATTTATGGAGATTTTTAGTGGGtgtcagagaaaaagaaaaaagaaaaaaggagaaaaagaacgGATGTGTTTCTTAAACGGAGGTTAAGACAAATTATTCACTCAAAGGAACAAAATCTGGAAGACGATACCAGATGTAAACAAAACCAGTGACAGTGCAAGAGTTGTAATtgaatatattaatgtattagCTTTGTTAGCAGATTAGCAGAGCAAGCTAACTGTACTAGCTTCGTAACCCTCAGCAGAAGCACTTTGTATCTCCACCTGTATGTCTCTATGTCTTCTTCTGACTAATTAAACACAAAGCACATAACTATAATAATCTGAGTGCATAGTGGTTGTTTGACCTACATGTTACATGCCAGGCTTTCTATTAGAGATTAGCAGTGCAGGCTAAACATATTAGCTACAAACAGTATGGTGAGACACCGGACGTCTGTGCTACGTCTTTACAAGCTGtatttttatacacttttattGTGAGGTAATTTTTTGTTCCAATCCTCTTCTTCAGTTTAAGAAGGTGGTGAAGGTGTTCGGTGAGGATCCCAGCTCCATGCAGCCTGATGATTTCTTCAGGATTTTCGATCAGTTCCTGCAGGCGTTCGCCGAAGCCAAACAGGACAACGAGAACATGCGCAAACgcaaagaggaggaggagcgcAGGGCTCAGAGGGAGGCTCAGGTACAACACTATCACCACACAGTAGTGGTCTGCAAAATCTTCTGGTGACTTCTAAAGTGTGCTTTATATATACGTTCTGCTGAATATCGTTAGTCATGCTGTTTCTATTCACATCCTTTGGAGCTTTACTCAGAAATACTGACAGATTAGCTTAGCCGGTTAGCTAACAATATGGGTGAAGCATTTCTGAACATGACTTTAaaattctgtctctctttgtgtttctcagctGAAGGAGCAGCGTGAAAAGGAGCGTAAAGCCCGTAAAGCGAGGGAGAACTGCGAGGAGGACGGAGAGTTCGACGACCTCGTCTCTGCTCTCCGCTCCGGAGAAGTGTTTGACAAAGATCTGAACAAAATGAAGCGCAACCGCAAACGAGCGAACACTTACAACCTCGAGACGAGTCGAGAGAGAACGATCACCAAACCCAGTCTTTGAGGAATATTAGCACCAATGCTAAATTTGATGCACTACTTATACACTATTGTGGCCTGCTAGCTGAGCAACCAAATAAGCCATTCATGAGAAATGATcctaaacagaataaacatctGTCAGGAGACGTGTATGTTAGCGACAACGTTGCAATGCAACTGGATTATTAGAGTTATAACTGATGTATGGtgcagttataaaaaaaaaaaaaaacatgctcgCCGTGTGTAAATGTGCCATATCAGCGATAAATTACGAACAATTCTAGCAATGTTAGAAAGAAATGATCAACATTATCTTATAGATCTTCTAGTATGGCCCTGTATCTCCATCTGGTGGTGAAGTCCAGGTATTACATATTTTGATTCTCTTGaactaattaatatttttttttttcttatggcgggaaaaaagcacacaaactCAAATCTCTTTTGGAAATATGGACTTActctgtttatatgtgtgtgaaaaaatgtcTTATCTCTCAGAGTTTGGTGCACGTTCAGTTTAACAGACACAGAATGGCGACCAAATCCCACGCTGGTTCTTTATTAAACACGAGtgagtcagtgtctgtgtgtttcctgcTCTGACACACATGAATCAGCTCAGTCTCATCATCTCACACTTCACCGAGACCAAGCAGgtgttttaaagtgttttcATGTACAAATGAAGGCTTGAAATGAATCcacattttgtgatttttttaagtgttgTTATGGAATAAAGACTGTGTAGTATTGTTGATGAGGGAAAAAAACTTTATGACTGGTTTCTCCCGAGCATTCAGTGTAACTGCTCTATTTACAGATAACAAAGTATATGTTTACTTGAATATTGGTAAATTGCTGTAATATAAAGGGAACAGTACGCTTTAGGATGTGTCACTATATCAGAATAACTCACACCTGCACAATGAGGCTAAAGTGAGGAAGCTTAAAGCCACCAGTTTAACGTCGTACATCGACGGGTTCGTTCTGAGATTCTTATAACaagaataaaatctaaaatagaaAGGAAAGCGTTTACTTATAAACGGTGCGTTTGTGTGAATAAACTCTACACTTGTATATTGTGTGAATATCgctgtaatctgtgtgtgtgtgtgtgttcatatatgtacacatgtaaatactatcttattaataataataataataatctctgtGGTGTTAATGCTgttgaatgcttttttttcccctccagttTGTGGGTTTTCTCagcatctttatttaaaaccttaTATAAAGGAATGGATTACAGACAAAGAACAAACGAAGGAAACAGATCCGTCTGTGGGATGGCCAAAGAGCTGGAACTGGATTTTAGTTTTGAATTAAACTGTCACACAGACATCAGGCATTTCAGCAGAAATCtttgaaaatgactgaaattattgctttttttttttttttataaaatgtcatttggGTTTGGagtttgttttcctttcttgtTTCTGGCTTCATCtattaaataaagtttctgTACTTGGTTTTTATAGCTCGTAGCTCTGGCAGAAATCAGTGGGGTTTTTCGACATCAGACAGATTTCCTTTAACGTTTTGGACGAATAAAATAAGAGCGTGgaagattaataataaacacggTTTGTACTTTTGTTGGATCAGAAACCATCTTTATTGTGTAAACAGATTCTCTTGATGTTTGTAATAGCAGTTCGTCTGGAGTAGATcagcgtgcatgtgtgtgtgtgcacaaaacCTCTGAAAAAACATCTGTGTATTAAGTGTAGTAAtaaagagtctgtgtgtgtgcgtgtgtgtgtgcgtgtgtgtgtgtgtgtgcgtgtgtgttgcaaataaaaaagagcAAACGAAATGCAGTTAAATATGAATAAGCAAATAATTCAGCTATTGTTCATACTTTAGTTTCTTAGTGCAATGAGGAAATATTTTCTTTGTAACTTGATTAAGGGAGACGAGGAGAATCATAACATCATAATGCAGTAACACCGGGACAGAGTAATGATGAaactgtgtgacactgaaacACTGCAACTTTGTGTAACACTGCCATTGTATAACACTGTAACATTGCGAttgtgtaacactgtaacattgtgattgtgtaacactgtaactgccattgtgtaacactgtaacactgccattgtgtaacactgtaacactgccattgtgtaacactgtaacactgccactgtgtaacactaacactgtaacactgccactgtgtaacactgtaacactgccactgtgtaacactgtaacactgccactgtgtaacactaacactgtaacactgccactgtgtaacactgtaacactgacaTTGTGTAACACTGTGATTGTGTAACATTGTAACACTGCCATTGTGTAACACTGTAATGACACGACACTTTTAACAGTTTAAACACCTAAAGTGCAATCACATAACCAGATATGGTGACGCATGAAGAGGAaggttaaataaacaataaaaagtgtTAGGACCGCCCCTCGTCTCCCCATATTAAAGCGCCCAAAATGTTATGTTTCGATTCATCCACAGTGTTGTGATGCGATTGCTCGCACCCTGGTGTAGAGTTTGGCACTTCAAAAATGATGTAAACATCAATGTGAATGACATTCAAAACGCCAGTCCTGCTACTTATATATGTTTAGAAACTAAGTTATATGAGCCATTGGAAACATGTCAGAGATCAGAGACTGGTGTTGGCCGTGTTGTGTTTTGGTTCATGTCCGAGCTCGGTGGCCGTGTCGAGATGTGCATCTGTGCAGAAGAACACGGCTGGGTTCTTGCACGCCCACATGGCCACTTCTCCACCGTTAGCTGGGCTTGAAGATGACACTCGACTGTTTCCACCAGCACGTGTTCCTGTAATGTAGCGCTCTCGTATTGCGTGCGAGCGGGATACTGATCGTCTGCGCGTTCGAGTCTGAGCAGACAGATAAGCCGCGACATTTCTAGTCCTGTACCCTTCCTCACGGCTCCGACCCAGCAGCATAGAGATGTTGGGGTTCCTCATAGCATAAATAAGTGGGTTGATGGCGCCGTTGGCCCACGCCATGCACACGGCCACGGCGTCCATGGCAGGATTGAAGGCGTAGTTTCCGATGGCCGTGACGATCCCCATGAGGCAGTAGGGTCCCCAGCAGAATATGATGAAGACGATCATGATGAGCACGGTCGTAGCCGTTCTCATCTCGCTGTAGAAGCGGAGCAGGTGTGCGTACGTGGTGACAGGTCGCACCCGGATCTCTGAGAGACGCACCGTTTTGCAGATGTTGTAGTGGCAGAAGCACATAAGTGCAAATGGAAGGAGGTAGCACACGACGATTAGGGAGACGCTGTACACCGTGCCCATGCGAGACGTCCCCGAGTGGAAGACGTACATGCAGTGGTAAAATCCACGCTTGTGTATGACGAGGTGCTCTGACGTCCGTACGAGGAGATACCACGGGAAAGAGAAGATCACCGCCGACATCCAGACGGCCACCAGCAGCTGGATGGCCTTCTTCCTCCCAATCTTCTCCTGCGGTTGCCTGACGATAGCATAATAACGATCGAAGGAGATGAGCGTCATGGTGAGCGTAGAGATGATCCCAAAGCAGGTGTTGAAAAACCCGTTGGCGATGCAGAAACGCTCGCCAAATATCCATGCGCCGTCCTTACTGAACAGCATGATGAAGGAGAAGGGAAGGCAGAGCACAGCTGTGAGGAAGTCAGACAGCGAAAGAGACATGATGAAGGCGTTGGTAACCGTCCTGAGCTGCCGGTGTTTGATGATCACTATCACCACGGCAGAGTTTCCTAAACTGGACAGCAGAAAGATGGCCAGGAGGAGGAGAGCTTGAGCGGCCACGGCTATACCTCGCAGCACTGAGCTTCCCTCTGAGACCTCCAGAGGTGTCACTCCAGATGTGCTGTTCACAGCTGCAATCTGAGGAACCAGAGAACTCGTCGTCCCCGTTTCCCAGATCAGGGCCGAAGTCGACATGTTGTCCAGCGCTGTGGTCATGATGCTGAGGCTCGCATCCATTGGACACGATCGAGGAGCAGCCACACGGCCGGAGAGAACTCATCCCTTTCACAATCATGTGCTGAGCCTCAGCCTGAGACACTGGATTACAGATAGTGATTTAAACCGTAACTGGACCACACATCAACCCCAGAGGAACCTCCGATGGTACAGGAGGTCTTCTCAAACAGAACGTCTCCTTTCGCAGgaacatttttcttcttctttagctctgatgaagcagcagcagctcttatTTGTGCATGTTGAGATGGACATTGTTCAGATCCCCTCCTCCGACCCTGCTCAGGGATGCCAGATCGGTGAAAAACCCACCAGTAAAGTTAACACTTtaatgagtgaataaataacattattatgtGAACATTATTGAGAGCTACAGAATGAAtcgtattttattaaaaagttcAACGTAACTGACTATTACAAATGTGAGGTTATGTAAAGCTTGGGAACTTTTATTGGTGTAAAAATATctcaattaaaatattttatgtattaaatgaaacattttatataaaaaaaataaataaatagacaaagcAACCCAATATAATGTAAACtggaaaaaatagaaataaacaaaaaacaaacaaacaaacaaacaaacaaacaaaatcctcactgtttacagtcacaacacacacattcatctgcAGAGTAAAAATCAATTTAAGGGGATTTTGAAGGAACAACATGGCAACCTTCACGTCCTGCACTTAAAGCCTATGACGTTGGAggtgttgccatgacaacagaGCTGTGTCTTGACTGGCTACTCTTTTTGCCCTGTACTGCTCCACTGTTCTgtttatagaagaaaaaaacgtGTTTTTCCCCGTACacatatattaaacatatttcgTCAACATTgctgtctttattttgtttttaagtctATCTGTTTCCATGCATTTTGTTATACGTTTTTCCTATATGTTTTTTTACAGAACATTCGGCTCACCCTTACGAGTCGGCTCCCAAACGGTTCATTTCGTTTCCCAAAGAAAACGTTTTCCAGTATTTCACCTCTGTGATTATACTTTATTCACGTGTCTATTTGAATTCGTTTGataaaatctttacatttcGATGAAAGAGAGTGAAACAGCTTTTGTATACTAGTTTCGAAAGAGCCGACCGGttcaaagagtcgactctttgtTGAATGACACATCACTACCAGAGACTTGTGTTGTAAGTTTCAACTCGCAGCATCGCTAAGCTACTTGTTGGCTAATGTAGTTAGCTAAGCTGGCGTTCCATCAGTCTTCTCTGTAACAGTCGGTGGATCTACATTAACGCGATGGGTATGTAGAAGCCGAAACATTCTCCCGAATCACCACGAAACTGGCTACGATTAGAAATGTTTACAGAGGAAAACGTTTAGGAGAGCTAGCTGGTTAGCTAGTTATTTTTTCCACACCTGTATTCGGAGAAGTCATCGTTCAGCTCTGGGATTGGTTGTGCGCAGTAAAGTATGCACAAACACGTCGTGGATTGGGCAGTTTGACAATGTAAAGTCTTATGTCACTGTTAGTAGCCAATCCCAGCCCAAGGGCGGGATTTTACTGACTTGATACGGGTGGGGAAATAAAACAGCTAGCTTGTTCGAGATACTTTTCTAAGCTAAGctcatatataattaaatacacaGTGTACTATTTCAGATACATGACTTTAGCGTTTGTTGATCAAATTTAGCAGAAGGAATCgtctttttttatatgaagTAAGCAGAGATTCTACAAATCCAGTTGTGCGTCAGGTAGTTAGCTATTAGCCTTTAGCCTTTAGCAATTAGCCTTCAGCCATTAGCTAGCTATCATTCTAGCTGACTAGCCTCCCTGATAGAAGTGATAGATTATAAAtggttgtgtttttatgtagctGTGGAGATGAGCTCCACCTGCCCGGGCCTTTACTGTGGAAAAACCCTTATTAACGGGACAATTGAAGGAGAATGTGGGGTAAGTGGTCCATTAgtctttgatgatgatgatgatgatgattattattaatagtattactattattattgatttaataattttgtttttgtgtaatgtcttgtttgtcctgcactgtctttctgtcttgtttgttttgtcctgcactgtcctgcCTGTCTtgttgtctcacactgtgtacaccaggttgcacagatgcactttatgtatctaggactaacttactaagtccttatagctttgtctttgctttatgtagcaccataatcctggagaaacgttgtcttatgtcactgtgtactgttatatatgcaacagctatatatggttgtaatgacaataaaatctacTTGACTTGTACCAGATCTTCACAGGTTGTCTCTGAGTTTCGTTCTCTGTTCATGTGTCAATTAACTGTTATATGACCGCGTATCCAGGGAAATAATCACATGTTCCTCCTGCATGAACAGGTGTGTCCCCGAGGTGAGAGAGCAAACCTGGAGAAGATCTGTCAGAAGTGTACAGGTTCTCCGGAGCTGTACGACTGGCTGTACCTGGGCTTCATGGCCATGCTGCCGCTAGTCCTGCACTGGTTCTTCATCGAGTGGTACTCAGGCAAGAAAAGGTAAAACCGTCAGCGGCAGCAGCTTTtcttacacatatacatatatgtatgtatgtgtgtatgtatgtgtgtgtgtgtgtgtgtgtgtgtgtgtgtgtgtgtgtatatacagtatttatgccATATTGAGGAGTTAAAAGCAGCAGTATGTAAAAtctgtgttctgtttttctaATTAAGGCTGGTGTTCTTGTTACTCTTGATGATGTTTGTCGATGTTGTGTGCAGTTCGAGCGCGGTGCTGCAACATGTGACTGCTCTGTGTGAGTGCGGCGTGGCGGCTGTGATCACCCTGCTGCTGAA encodes the following:
- the LOC132852986 gene encoding G-protein coupled receptor 135, with the translated sequence MDASLSIMTTALDNMSTSALIWETGTTSSLVPQIAAVNSTSGVTPLEVSEGSSVLRGIAVAAQALLLLAIFLLSSLGNSAVVIVIIKHRQLRTVTNAFIMSLSLSDFLTAVLCLPFSFIMLFSKDGAWIFGERFCIANGFFNTCFGIISTLTMTLISFDRYYAIVRQPQEKIGRKKAIQLLVAVWMSAVIFSFPWYLLVRTSEHLVIHKRGFYHCMYVFHSGTSRMGTVYSVSLIVVCYLLPFALMCFCHYNICKTVRLSEIRVRPVTTYAHLLRFYSEMRTATTVLIMIVFIIFCWGPYCLMGIVTAIGNYAFNPAMDAVAVCMAWANGAINPLIYAMRNPNISMLLGRSREEGYRTRNVAAYLSAQTRTRRRSVSRSHAIRERYITGTRAGGNSRVSSSSPANGGEVAMWACKNPAVFFCTDAHLDTATELGHEPKHNTANTSL